A stretch of the Archangium violaceum genome encodes the following:
- a CDS encoding zinc-binding dehydrogenase, which translates to MTVRFDLRRALQKGVRLQAISTGSRDDLESLGRALAEYGARPVVDRIFPFNEARAAFEYLSSGAQFGKVVIALP; encoded by the coding sequence ATGACGGTGCGGTTTGATCTCAGGCGAGCGTTGCAGAAGGGGGTGCGACTTCAGGCGATATCGACGGGAAGCCGCGACGACCTGGAATCGCTCGGGCGAGCGCTCGCCGAGTACGGGGCTCGGCCGGTGGTGGACCGTATCTTTCCGTTCAACGAGGCGAGAGCCGCGTTCGAATACCTCTCCAGCGGGGCTCAATTTGGAAAGGTGGTCATCGCCCTCCCATGA
- a CDS encoding SDR family oxidoreductase, whose product MRVFVTGATGFIGEAIVRELIAAGHQVLGLVRSDTSAAALARLGGEAHRGELTDPGSLTAGARACDGVIHTAFVHDFSSYAAACETDRRAVEALASALEGSGKPFVSTSGTALLAPGRIGTEEDAPAPGSAASLRAASEATVLAAARRGVRSSVVRLPPSVHGTGDHGFVPTLIGIARRTGLSAFVSDGANRWPAVHRLDAARLFRLALENAPPGTCLHGVAEEGLTLRAIAEGIGKGLGVPVRAIGEDEARTHFDWLASFVAIDNPTSSARTRDTLGWSPRGPDLLTDMREGGYFS is encoded by the coding sequence ATGCGTGTTTTCGTGACGGGAGCGACGGGTTTCATCGGTGAAGCAATTGTGCGCGAGCTGATCGCGGCGGGGCACCAGGTGCTCGGACTGGTGCGGAGCGACACCTCCGCCGCTGCCCTGGCGCGGTTGGGCGGCGAGGCGCATCGGGGCGAACTGACGGATCCCGGAAGTCTCACCGCGGGCGCCCGGGCGTGCGACGGCGTGATCCACACGGCCTTCGTCCACGACTTCTCCTCCTATGCGGCCGCCTGCGAGACGGACCGGCGTGCGGTGGAGGCGCTGGCCAGCGCGCTGGAGGGGTCGGGCAAGCCGTTCGTGTCCACGTCCGGCACCGCGCTGCTGGCGCCCGGCCGCATCGGCACGGAAGAGGACGCGCCCGCGCCCGGGAGCGCGGCCAGCCTACGTGCCGCGTCGGAGGCGACCGTATTGGCGGCCGCCCGTCGCGGGGTGCGTTCCAGCGTCGTGCGGCTGCCGCCCTCCGTCCATGGCACCGGCGATCACGGCTTCGTGCCCACGCTGATCGGCATCGCACGCCGCACGGGTCTCTCCGCCTTCGTCTCCGATGGAGCGAACCGCTGGCCCGCGGTGCACCGGCTGGACGCCGCGCGTCTCTTTCGACTCGCGCTCGAGAACGCCCCCCCTGGAACGTGCCTGCATGGCGTCGCCGAAGAAGGCTTGACGCTGCGCGCGATCGCCGAGGGGATCGGCAAGGGGCTCGGCGTTCCTGTTCGGGCCATTGGCGAGGACGAAGCACGCACGCATTTCGATTGGCTCGCGAGCTTCGTCGCCATCGACAACCCGACCTCCAGCGCGCGCACCCGCGACACACTGGGATGGAGCCCACGAGGACCAGACCTCCTGACGGACATGCGGGAAGGCGGGTACTTTTCCTGA
- a CDS encoding carboxymuconolactone decarboxylase family protein, with translation MTSTRIPPKEITGLYGAMVKKFAGRTFGQVPESLGVMWHHLPVLKASMGFGQKLQKWDRCDESLKSYAHMAVASLVGCSWCLDFNYFMAHNRGLDVAKAREIPRWRESDVFTPLEREVLGYR, from the coding sequence ATGACCTCGACCAGAATCCCCCCGAAGGAGATCACCGGGCTCTACGGTGCGATGGTGAAGAAGTTCGCCGGAAGGACGTTCGGCCAGGTCCCGGAGTCGCTCGGCGTGATGTGGCACCACCTGCCGGTGCTCAAAGCCAGCATGGGCTTCGGGCAGAAGCTGCAGAAGTGGGACCGGTGCGACGAAAGCCTGAAGTCGTACGCGCACATGGCGGTCGCGTCCCTGGTGGGCTGCTCGTGGTGCCTGGACTTCAACTACTTCATGGCCCACAACCGTGGATTGGACGTGGCCAAGGCGCGGGAGATCCCGCGGTGGCGGGAGTCGGACGTGTTCACTCCGCTGGAGCGGGAGGTTCTGGGGTATCGGTGA
- a CDS encoding oxidoreductase, with the protein MSSKLDFSKELIGRRALVTGGSRGIGAAIAQRLLDAGAKVVVSARSRNEETPAAATFVAGDVRTSEGVKAIASGALAALGGLDILVNNAGGAYGFPEGAASIPEEAWQEVFALNLFSSVRLTQAVLPALRESKAAAVVNISSTAATMGAGAGPFAHYSAAKAALDAYSRVLAVELAPSNIRVNVVTPGPVVTVGSDAIRKTLGDAMGVPAEAWLQAVPLGRWGGTDDIAEVVALLVSERGKWLTGVNYRVDGGMTAR; encoded by the coding sequence ATGTCCAGCAAGCTCGATTTCTCGAAGGAGCTCATCGGTCGCCGTGCCCTCGTCACCGGAGGCTCGCGCGGCATCGGCGCGGCGATCGCGCAACGTCTTCTCGACGCCGGCGCGAAGGTCGTCGTCTCCGCGCGGTCGCGCAACGAGGAGACGCCCGCCGCGGCGACGTTCGTTGCCGGCGACGTCCGCACCAGCGAAGGAGTGAAGGCGATCGCCTCGGGGGCGCTCGCGGCCCTCGGGGGGCTCGACATCCTCGTGAACAATGCGGGGGGAGCGTACGGGTTCCCGGAAGGCGCCGCCTCCATCCCGGAAGAGGCGTGGCAGGAGGTTTTCGCGTTGAACCTCTTCTCCTCGGTCCGCCTCACCCAGGCGGTGTTGCCGGCGCTCCGCGAATCCAAGGCGGCGGCGGTCGTGAACATCTCCTCGACGGCCGCGACGATGGGGGCCGGGGCAGGCCCTTTCGCCCACTACAGCGCGGCGAAAGCGGCGCTCGACGCCTATTCGCGCGTCCTTGCCGTCGAACTCGCGCCGAGCAATATCCGCGTGAACGTCGTGACCCCCGGGCCGGTGGTGACCGTGGGCTCGGACGCAATCCGGAAGACGCTCGGCGATGCGATGGGTGTTCCCGCCGAGGCATGGCTCCAGGCGGTGCCGCTCGGCCGCTGGGGTGGCACCGACGACATCGCAGAGGTCGTCGCGCTGCTCGTATCGGAACGCGGCAAGTGGCTGACCGGCGTGAACTACCGCGTTGACGGCGGAATGACGGCGCGCTGA
- a CDS encoding LysR substrate-binding domain-containing protein — protein MLSKKPTRIVVRTSATTLLMTACAEGHGLAMVPELLAAHEPRLVPVLLRAAGLPTGELWAVTHPDLRHNARVNAVLAWLVRVLAPSR, from the coding sequence ATGCTCTCCAAGAAGCCCACCCGGATTGTGGTGCGCACCAGTGCCACCACCCTCCTCATGACCGCCTGTGCCGAAGGCCATGGGCTCGCCATGGTGCCAGAGTTGCTCGCCGCGCATGAGCCACGCCTGGTGCCCGTCCTTCTACGCGCCGCCGGGCTTCCTACGGGAGAGCTATGGGCCGTCACCCACCCGGACCTGCGCCACAACGCTCGTGTCAACGCAGTGCTCGCGTGGCTGGTGCGGGTGCTCGCGCCGTCTCGCTAA
- a CDS encoding alpha/beta hydrolase, with translation MSDQTADRALLVPITLPARELFPPKTISPEARAALAASAATPAQVHPARHPAPDDLEGWRRAVSASNAMWAPMVEQMLGETRCRVETRSIAGVTCYVAIPPGLDAAAARRLYLYLHGGALVFGGGAYAKAEAAVNAERLGITTVSVDYRMPPDHPFPAAPEDCFAVYRELLEDWDPAQVVIGGASAGGNIAAAATLMIRDRGLPLPAAVALLTPEVDLTESGDTFQTNVLLDVTLKGGLPECNALYAGGHDLAAPYVSPLFADFGPGFPPTFIQSGTRDLFLSNSVLMHRKLRRAGLEAELHVWEAMPHRGFGFGFGDAPENHEIDEELRRFIARHT, from the coding sequence ATGTCTGACCAGACAGCCGATCGCGCCCTGCTCGTCCCCATCACCCTGCCGGCTCGGGAGCTCTTCCCGCCGAAAACCATCAGCCCCGAGGCCCGCGCCGCCCTCGCCGCCAGCGCGGCGACGCCGGCCCAGGTCCACCCCGCGCGCCACCCCGCCCCCGACGACCTCGAAGGCTGGCGCCGAGCGGTCTCCGCCAGCAACGCCATGTGGGCGCCGATGGTGGAGCAGATGCTGGGCGAGACCCGCTGCCGGGTCGAGACCCGGTCCATCGCTGGCGTGACCTGCTACGTCGCGATCCCGCCTGGCCTGGATGCGGCGGCGGCCCGGCGGCTCTACCTCTATCTGCACGGCGGTGCCCTGGTGTTCGGCGGCGGGGCCTACGCCAAGGCCGAGGCCGCGGTGAACGCCGAGCGGCTCGGCATCACCACCGTGTCGGTCGACTACCGCATGCCGCCGGACCATCCCTTCCCCGCCGCACCCGAGGACTGCTTCGCCGTCTACCGCGAGCTGCTCGAGGACTGGGACCCGGCCCAGGTGGTGATCGGCGGCGCCTCGGCTGGCGGCAACATCGCGGCGGCGGCCACCCTGATGATCCGCGACCGGGGCCTGCCCCTGCCGGCCGCCGTGGCGCTGCTGACGCCGGAGGTCGACCTCACGGAGTCTGGCGACACCTTCCAGACCAACGTGCTGCTGGACGTGACGCTGAAGGGCGGGCTGCCGGAGTGCAACGCCCTCTATGCGGGAGGCCACGACCTCGCCGCGCCCTACGTCTCGCCGCTGTTCGCCGACTTCGGCCCCGGCTTCCCGCCGACCTTCATCCAATCAGGCACGCGCGACCTGTTCCTCTCCAACTCGGTGCTGATGCACCGCAAGCTGCGGCGCGCTGGCCTCGAGGCCGAGCTGCACGTCTGGGAGGCCATGCCCCACCGCGGCTTCGGCTTCGGCTTCGGCGACGCGCCCGAGAACCACGAGATCGACGAGGAGCTCAGGCGCTTCATCGCCCGCCACACCTGA
- a CDS encoding TetR/AcrR family transcriptional regulator — protein sequence MRADAKKNYDHLLAVARAVVKEQGVDASLRDIARQADVGLGTLYRHFPTREALLEALLRTSLDEMTALAAELETSGAPDEALVTWLRDAVAFTQTFQGVTALLTAALDDPKSALHASCVTVRAAGTRLLSRAQAVGKARSDIDGTELFALIAALAWLGDQPSLGRHADHLFEIVASAILTIPASDGGRAQRRPRTRS from the coding sequence ATGCGTGCTGACGCCAAGAAGAACTACGACCACCTGCTCGCCGTCGCGCGGGCCGTCGTCAAGGAGCAGGGGGTCGACGCATCACTGCGCGACATCGCCCGCCAGGCCGACGTCGGCCTCGGCACGCTGTACCGTCACTTCCCGACGCGAGAGGCGTTGCTGGAAGCGCTGCTTCGCACGAGTCTCGACGAGATGACGGCGCTGGCGGCCGAACTCGAGACCTCGGGCGCACCTGACGAGGCGCTCGTGACGTGGCTACGCGATGCGGTCGCGTTCACGCAGACCTTCCAGGGCGTCACGGCGTTGCTGACGGCCGCCCTCGATGATCCGAAGTCCGCGCTCCACGCTTCGTGTGTCACGGTGCGCGCGGCAGGCACGCGACTCCTCTCCCGTGCTCAAGCCGTGGGGAAGGCGCGAAGCGACATCGACGGCACGGAGTTGTTCGCGCTGATCGCGGCGCTGGCATGGCTCGGCGACCAGCCATCGCTCGGCCGACACGCCGATCATCTCTTCGAGATTGTCGCGAGCGCGATTCTGACGATTCCAGCGAGCGACGGTGGCCGAGCCCAACGCCGGCCCCGGACCCGGAGCTGA
- a CDS encoding glutathione S-transferase family protein, with protein MKFYDLSYGVYPRRVSIYLLEKGLTGIERISVRADTTDINGWSNEWREVRARNPAGTVPILETEDGTLIRQSTAILEYLEDRFPEPSLLGKTAEERAFTRELVSLINEANVHFGTYCHKGNPLFAGKEVQSAEAAEIAWQAYVAQLSLIDKLSRDAEFLTGDRPTIADCMLMSLLQFAEGLYGKTIPPHCERLSSWYRRFSLRPSAAAPEYPPAVVAIAQGKTVS; from the coding sequence ATGAAGTTCTATGATCTGAGCTACGGTGTCTATCCGCGACGGGTGAGCATCTATCTCCTGGAGAAGGGGCTGACCGGCATCGAGCGCATCTCCGTTCGCGCGGACACGACAGACATAAACGGATGGAGCAACGAATGGCGCGAGGTCCGGGCTCGCAACCCAGCGGGGACCGTACCCATTCTGGAAACCGAGGACGGCACGCTCATCCGGCAGTCGACGGCGATCCTCGAGTACCTGGAGGATCGTTTCCCAGAACCGTCTCTGTTGGGGAAGACGGCCGAGGAGCGCGCCTTCACCCGGGAGCTGGTCAGTCTGATCAACGAGGCGAACGTCCATTTCGGCACGTACTGCCACAAAGGCAACCCACTCTTCGCGGGCAAGGAGGTACAGAGCGCCGAGGCCGCCGAAATTGCATGGCAGGCCTACGTCGCTCAGCTCTCGCTCATCGACAAGTTGAGCCGGGACGCCGAGTTCCTCACGGGGGATCGGCCTACGATTGCCGACTGCATGTTGATGTCGCTGCTGCAGTTCGCCGAAGGGTTGTATGGGAAGACGATTCCTCCCCACTGCGAGCGGCTGAGCTCCTGGTACCGCCGCTTCTCCCTCCGGCCCAGCGCAGCAGCGCCCGAGTATCCGCCTGCCGTGGTTGCCATCGCGCAGGGGAAAACCGTGAGCTGA
- a CDS encoding helix-turn-helix transcriptional regulator has protein sequence MSTNTVPGSELSLGDFLRDRRARLSPGPGARGRRRTPGLRREEVATRAGVSVTWYTWLEQGRGGPPSDDALERIARALELDAAGREVLFLLARQRPPPLHPAAPPSVTPSLQRVLDALPTSPAYVKTPTWDIVAWNAAALAVLADYASMPVRERNVLRRLFGDPAVRASLPDWEEHARFALSVFRIDVARAGGGSEAAALVAELQSTSADFRRLWAENDVRNHGAGLKRLHHSVAGPITLEYSAFAVDGADGLSMVVFTPVTPADARAVELLLSRGPPSA, from the coding sequence ATGAGCACTAACACCGTGCCGGGTTCGGAACTCTCCTTGGGCGACTTCCTCCGCGACCGTCGGGCGCGCTTGTCACCAGGACCAGGCGCTCGGGGCCGGCGTCGAACGCCGGGGCTCAGGCGGGAGGAGGTGGCGACGCGGGCAGGCGTCAGCGTCACCTGGTACACGTGGCTCGAGCAGGGGCGTGGAGGCCCCCCTTCAGACGATGCGCTGGAGCGAATCGCCCGCGCACTGGAGCTCGACGCGGCGGGCCGCGAGGTCCTGTTCCTGCTCGCCCGGCAGCGGCCACCGCCGCTCCATCCAGCCGCGCCGCCTTCGGTCACGCCCTCCTTGCAGCGCGTGCTCGACGCCCTGCCGACCAGCCCCGCCTATGTGAAGACGCCGACGTGGGACATCGTGGCCTGGAACGCGGCGGCACTCGCGGTGCTGGCCGACTACGCCTCAATGCCGGTCCGCGAGCGCAACGTGCTCAGGCGCCTGTTCGGCGACCCGGCCGTGCGCGCCTCGCTGCCGGATTGGGAGGAGCATGCGCGCTTCGCGCTCTCGGTCTTCCGCATCGATGTCGCGCGCGCGGGAGGTGGCTCCGAAGCCGCCGCGCTCGTGGCCGAGCTCCAGTCAACCAGCGCCGACTTCCGCCGGCTCTGGGCTGAGAACGACGTGCGCAACCATGGGGCAGGCCTGAAGCGCCTCCACCATTCCGTGGCTGGACCGATCACGCTCGAGTACTCGGCCTTCGCCGTCGATGGCGCGGACGGGCTGAGCATGGTCGTCTTCACGCCAGTCACACCGGCCGATGCTCGGGCGGTAGAGCTGCTTCTCTCACGCGGACCTCCGTCTGCCTGA
- a CDS encoding TIM-barrel domain-containing protein: MTVLRRGAGRARTFALLAAIASASAACTAPATPPDAPQPPATTTTVTSGNARFEVLSPTLIRTEYAGDARFLDAPTFNAIGRDGFSKTSFTTRTEDGWLVIDTGALTLRYEVGSGQFTGENLVIRLKAGAQDVEARPWASRVIPTCALGVLCEAEGLVLEGISEARDHTGFTGTGFAAGFEGTGTRVTFQVAPEAGGSYVLDLRYANGLGDPRTLTLTVDGGSARQFTLPRTGNWDSWGHMSLPLDLTAGPHVVALTRTRSDTGQLNIDSLALLKPGDAYPQSPRTCGFGELCEAEDLALNGRMHLATDHRDYTGNGFAAGFEGVGDSIGFGIDAPAAGDYELTARYANGFASQAGVTLTVKGGSSTPVPMPSTGSWDTWKPVTVPVRLAAGTNHVTLVRQATDTGNVNIDSLAIGPAGTGLPAPASTAGEDCGFGSICEAESAGLSGGATTAKDHNGYSGKGFAAGLDVAGSRMTVRAVDVPAAGTYSLQLRYARGLKTPGAVTVQAGTGAASTLTLPPTSDWSSWRTVRMDVTLPGGTSDVRLSCPQAGGCAINVDTVALTKTDAPLLAPHAALGGYRRGLDAFDGNNGSPILNPGLLYQDGWSLLDDTASAEYDPASRKLTPRAAHPGGYQDGYVFGYGQDYQRALGDLAKLTGPSKLLPRWAYGVWFSEYLDRTAADFQEDLLPTFRKEGVPLDVLVVDTDFKAGNDWNGWEIDTSKFPDPKGFFEWARSQGLHTTLNIHPSILPTDPQFAAAQATAKGKLTRHTGGCSGGASECYTFDFGDPDQLKAFFGLHDTMKQQGPDFWWLDWCCDASEANIDGVTGDAWINQQYTDYTNSSIGRGFAFSRAFGSLQAGGYSNPTAVPTGPWADKRTTLPFTGDTTSTWGTLAAEVGFTSGEGAATGLSAISHDIGGHNGGLWGIPGSDVVDGQRTDKLPDDLYARWVQFGTFQPIDRLHSNHGDRLPWQYPGAAGESAKKFLNLREALVPYTYTLAREAEATGVPVVRPTYLAYPTEQDAYATAGGEYLYGSDVLVAPVTTPGNTATTTVWFPPGSSWTDWFTGKTYAGGTTQGITTGLDTMPVFVKSGGIVPTRSEDVTNDVQNPLDAVTLTVAAGANGHASLFEDDGTTSDRKQSTSTDIRYTEGDHRAALRVDGPVGSFAGQVQKRAWTVRFVGAQEPESVTIDGKAAPAGSWTWDAASRVLTVKVAERPTSQGVDVAYRYR; this comes from the coding sequence ATGACGGTGCTCAGGAGAGGAGCGGGCCGCGCGCGTACATTCGCGCTGCTCGCAGCGATCGCGTCAGCCTCGGCGGCTTGCACCGCGCCCGCGACGCCCCCGGACGCCCCACAGCCCCCGGCCACCACGACGACTGTCACCTCGGGCAATGCCCGCTTCGAGGTGCTCAGCCCCACACTCATCCGCACGGAGTACGCGGGTGACGCCCGCTTCCTCGACGCCCCGACCTTCAACGCCATCGGGCGGGACGGCTTCAGCAAGACGAGCTTCACGACGCGTACCGAGGACGGCTGGCTCGTCATCGACACCGGCGCGCTGACGCTGCGCTACGAGGTGGGCTCCGGCCAGTTCACCGGCGAGAACCTCGTCATCAGGCTGAAGGCCGGCGCGCAGGACGTCGAGGCGCGCCCCTGGGCGAGCCGGGTCATCCCGACTTGCGCGCTCGGCGTGCTCTGCGAGGCAGAGGGCCTCGTGCTCGAAGGCATCAGCGAGGCGCGCGACCACACCGGCTTCACCGGCACCGGCTTCGCCGCGGGCTTCGAAGGGACCGGGACCCGCGTCACCTTCCAGGTCGCGCCCGAGGCGGGCGGCTCCTACGTCCTGGACCTGCGCTACGCGAACGGACTTGGCGACCCTCGCACGCTCACGCTCACGGTCGACGGCGGGTCGGCGCGCCAGTTCACGCTGCCGCGCACCGGCAATTGGGACTCCTGGGGCCACATGTCACTGCCCCTCGACCTGACTGCCGGGCCGCACGTGGTTGCCCTGACGCGCACCAGGTCCGACACGGGCCAGCTCAACATCGACAGCCTCGCGCTGCTCAAGCCCGGCGACGCGTACCCGCAGTCGCCGAGGACCTGCGGTTTCGGCGAGCTCTGCGAGGCCGAGGACCTCGCGCTCAACGGCCGGATGCACCTGGCGACCGACCACCGCGACTACACCGGCAATGGGTTCGCCGCGGGCTTCGAGGGCGTGGGTGACTCGATTGGCTTCGGCATCGACGCACCCGCCGCCGGCGACTACGAGCTGACCGCCCGCTACGCCAACGGCTTCGCGTCGCAGGCCGGCGTGACGCTGACGGTCAAGGGCGGTTCGAGCACCCCCGTACCCATGCCGTCCACGGGCAGCTGGGACACCTGGAAGCCCGTCACCGTGCCGGTGCGCCTCGCGGCCGGCACCAACCACGTCACGCTCGTGCGGCAGGCGACCGACACCGGCAACGTCAACATCGACAGCCTGGCCATCGGCCCGGCAGGCACGGGCCTTCCCGCGCCTGCCAGCACGGCGGGTGAGGACTGCGGCTTCGGCAGCATCTGTGAGGCGGAGTCCGCGGGCCTGTCCGGCGGCGCGACGACCGCCAAGGACCACAACGGCTACAGCGGCAAGGGGTTCGCGGCTGGGCTCGACGTCGCCGGCTCGCGGATGACCGTGCGCGCGGTCGACGTTCCGGCGGCTGGCACGTACTCGCTGCAGCTGCGCTACGCCCGCGGGCTGAAGACGCCGGGCGCGGTGACCGTGCAGGCTGGTACGGGCGCGGCCTCCACCCTCACGCTGCCGCCCACGAGCGACTGGAGCAGCTGGCGGACGGTGCGTATGGACGTCACCCTCCCCGGCGGCACCAGCGACGTGCGCCTGAGCTGCCCGCAGGCCGGCGGGTGCGCGATCAACGTCGACACCGTGGCGCTGACGAAGACCGACGCGCCGCTGCTCGCGCCGCACGCCGCGCTCGGCGGCTACCGGCGTGGCCTCGACGCCTTCGACGGCAACAACGGCAGCCCGATCCTCAACCCGGGGCTTCTCTACCAGGACGGCTGGTCGCTTCTGGACGACACCGCCTCGGCGGAGTACGACCCGGCGTCGCGGAAGCTCACTCCCCGCGCCGCGCACCCTGGCGGCTACCAGGACGGCTACGTCTTCGGCTACGGCCAGGACTACCAACGGGCCCTCGGCGACCTCGCGAAGCTCACGGGTCCGTCGAAGCTGCTGCCGCGCTGGGCGTACGGCGTCTGGTTCTCCGAGTACCTCGACCGCACCGCGGCCGACTTCCAGGAGGACCTGCTCCCGACGTTCCGCAAGGAGGGCGTGCCCCTCGACGTCCTCGTCGTCGACACCGACTTCAAGGCCGGCAACGACTGGAACGGCTGGGAGATCGACACCAGCAAGTTCCCCGACCCCAAGGGGTTCTTCGAATGGGCGCGCTCGCAGGGCCTGCACACGACCCTGAACATCCATCCCAGCATCCTGCCGACCGACCCGCAGTTCGCGGCCGCGCAGGCGACCGCGAAGGGCAAGCTCACCAGGCACACCGGCGGCTGCTCGGGCGGTGCCTCCGAGTGCTACACCTTCGACTTCGGCGATCCTGACCAGTTGAAGGCGTTCTTCGGCTTGCACGACACGATGAAGCAGCAGGGCCCCGACTTCTGGTGGCTCGACTGGTGCTGCGACGCCAGCGAGGCCAACATCGACGGCGTCACCGGCGACGCGTGGATCAACCAGCAGTACACCGACTACACGAACTCCAGCATCGGCCGCGGCTTCGCGTTCTCCCGCGCGTTCGGCTCGCTGCAGGCGGGCGGCTACAGCAACCCGACCGCGGTGCCGACCGGGCCGTGGGCGGACAAGCGCACGACGCTGCCCTTCACCGGTGACACCACCTCGACGTGGGGGACCCTCGCGGCCGAGGTCGGCTTCACCTCCGGCGAGGGCGCTGCCACCGGCCTGTCGGCGATCAGCCACGACATCGGCGGGCACAACGGCGGCCTGTGGGGCATCCCCGGCTCGGACGTCGTCGACGGCCAGCGCACGGACAAGCTGCCCGACGACCTGTACGCCCGCTGGGTCCAGTTCGGCACCTTCCAGCCCATCGACCGCCTGCACAGCAATCACGGCGACCGGCTGCCCTGGCAGTACCCGGGCGCCGCGGGCGAGTCGGCGAAGAAGTTCCTCAACCTGCGCGAGGCGCTCGTGCCGTACACCTACACGCTCGCGCGTGAGGCGGAGGCGACCGGTGTCCCGGTTGTGCGGCCGACGTACCTCGCGTACCCGACCGAGCAGGACGCGTACGCGACGGCCGGCGGCGAGTACCTGTACGGCTCGGACGTGCTCGTCGCGCCGGTGACCACGCCCGGGAACACCGCCACGACCACGGTGTGGTTCCCGCCGGGCAGCTCGTGGACCGACTGGTTCACCGGCAAGACGTACGCGGGCGGCACGACCCAGGGCATCACCACCGGGCTGGACACCATGCCGGTGTTCGTCAAGTCCGGCGGGATCGTGCCCACGCGCAGCGAGGACGTCACCAACGACGTCCAGAACCCGCTGGACGCGGTCACGCTCACGGTGGCGGCGGGCGCGAATGGGCACGCCAGCCTCTTCGAGGACGACGGCACGACCTCCGACCGCAAGCAGAGCACCAGCACGGACATCCGCTACACCGAGGGCGACCACCGCGCGGCGCTCCGTGTCGACGGCCCTGTCGGGTCGTTCGCCGGGCAGGTGCAGAAGCGCGCGTGGACCGTGCGGTTCGTGGGTGCGCAGGAGCCGGAGTCGGTGACCATCGACGGCAAGGCGGCGCCGGCCGGCAGCTGGACCTGGGACGCCGCGAGCCGCGTCCTGACGGTCAAGGTGGCCGAGCGTCCGACGAGCCAGGGTGTGGACGTGGCCTACCGGTACAGGTAG
- a CDS encoding DUF3592 domain-containing protein, translating into MLLLLAAVGVAAGSAVLVSGMAASILEDGRVWRTGTVSEHAEVQGTQTTSRFIFRNYDLQVSFADASGEVRSATVSYGMLFGSLDVDAPLEVRFDPAAPGRVALSWAQDVLVARWLQVLFVGAVMVLGFGGFLGWAGHKALQRFRDVRAAAARPELQLLGVLAYSGEVEHSFRAKWNTRSGHVEQSERQRRWPGFTSPPSWDG; encoded by the coding sequence GTGCTGCTCCTCCTCGCCGCAGTCGGTGTCGCTGCCGGCAGCGCCGTCCTGGTCTCCGGGATGGCCGCGAGCATTCTCGAAGACGGGCGCGTGTGGAGGACGGGCACGGTGTCGGAGCACGCCGAGGTCCAGGGCACGCAGACGACCAGCCGCTTCATCTTCAGAAACTACGACTTGCAGGTGTCCTTCGCGGACGCCTCTGGCGAGGTGCGAAGCGCGACGGTGTCCTACGGGATGCTGTTCGGCTCGCTCGATGTCGACGCCCCGCTCGAGGTGCGCTTCGACCCCGCTGCTCCCGGGCGCGTCGCGCTGAGCTGGGCGCAGGATGTGCTCGTGGCGCGCTGGCTCCAGGTCCTCTTCGTCGGCGCCGTCATGGTGCTCGGCTTCGGAGGCTTCCTCGGCTGGGCGGGTCACAAGGCGCTGCAGCGCTTCCGGGATGTCCGCGCCGCGGCCGCACGGCCCGAGCTCCAGCTTCTCGGTGTGCTTGCGTATTCCGGCGAAGTGGAACACTCGTTCCGGGCGAAGTGGAACACCCGTTCCGGCCATGTGGAACAGTCGGAGCGTCAGCGACGCTGGCCGGGGTTCACTTCGCCCCCTTCTTGGGACGGGTAG
- a CDS encoding transposase — MNRTPGRRRTDSSPGDTRLPGPGHHPWRCGAPEEDCSGAGSSSPCSGSAPRAWGWPLSRGQRRRARGQSQVLQNGEHPAGCCHVRQHPAPASTPGRGEDVQNERPAQQPGPIQSRHALLLRFRLRRCLGRCARLFFFRLCLRQGELIHEQALTDAEWSRIQPLLGVRSGPPSKRGDRDFINAVIWRVRTGVQWRDLPERFGNWKTVRLPPATTRRHAASSPPSTSLPCFCG, encoded by the coding sequence ATGAACCGCACGCCGGGCCGGCGCAGAACCGATTCATCTCCAGGGGACACACGCCTGCCTGGCCCAGGCCACCATCCCTGGAGGTGCGGGGCACCGGAGGAGGACTGCAGTGGTGCTGGGAGCAGCAGCCCCTGCAGTGGCTCAGCACCACGTGCTTGGGGGTGGCCCCTGAGCCGGGGCCAGCGTCGCAGGGCGCGTGGGCAGTCCCAGGTGCTCCAGAATGGAGAGCACCCCGCTGGGTGCTGTCACGTACGCCAACACCCGGCGCCAGCCTCCACACCCGGCAGAGGCGAAGACGTCCAAAACGAACGTCCGGCGCAGCAGCCCGGCCCAATCCAGTCGCGGCATGCGCTCCTTCTTCGCTTCCGCCTTCGCCGCTGCCTCGGGCGGTGCGCTCGCCTCTTTTTCTTTCGGCTCTGCCTCCGTCAGGGGGAACTAATTCATGAACAGGCCCTAACCGATGCGGAGTGGAGCCGAATCCAGCCGCTGCTAGGAGTGAGGTCCGGTCCGCCCTCGAAGCGGGGAGACCGAGACTTCATCAACGCCGTCATCTGGCGGGTGAGGACGGGCGTGCAGTGGCGGGACTTACCGGAGCGGTTCGGCAACTGGAAGACGGTGCGGTTGCCACCCGCTACGACAAGACGGCACGCTGCTTCCTCGCCGCCCTCCACGTCGCTTCCATGCTTCTGTGGCTGA